The sequence CGAGAAACCCTTCCCCTGTGCTGAGTGTGAGAGGAGCTTCAGTCGGCTTTCCCATCTCACTGTACACCAGAGAACCCACACGGGGGAaaggcccttctcctgccctgaGTGCGGGAAACACTTCAGCCACCTCTCAAACCTCACTAGAcaccagagaacccacacaggggagaggccctacagCTGCCCTGAGTGTGAGAGGCGCTTCAGTAACCTGAGCAGTCTCACCACCCACCTGAGgacccacacaggggagaggccttTCACCTGCCCCCAGTGTGAGAAGAGCTTTGGTGACCAGTCTAATCTCACCACCCACTTGAGGACCCATACTGGGGAGAGGCCCTATGTGTGTCCTGACTGCCAGAAGAGCTTCAGCGACCAATCGACTTTCGCCAAGCACCAGAGAACCCACACGGGGGAGAGACCCTACCCCTGCCCCCGCTGCGAGAAGAGCTTCATCCATAGATCCCACCTCACTACGCACCAGCGGacccacacaggggagagacctTACAAATGCCCTGGCTGTGAGAAGCGCTTCAGCCAGCTCTCCAACGTCACCACCCACCTGAGGACCCATTCGGGAGAGAGGCCCTATGTCTGCACCGACTGTGGGAAGAGCTTTGGCGACCAGTCGAGTTTGAGGAAGCACCACCGGACCCACACGGGTGAGAGACCCTATCCCTGTCCCCACTGCGGGAAACACTTCAGCCAGCTCTCCAATCTCAACACCCACTGCAGAACCCACACCGGCGAGAGGCCATACATCTGTCCGCACTGTGGCAAGAGCTTCAGTGAGCAGTCGAACTTGGCCAAGCACCTGAGAACCCACCCGGGGGAGAGGCCCTCCCCTTGGCCCCACAGTGAGACGAGCCTAATGCACATCTCACAGCGCTCTGTGCACCAGAGAAACCACAAGGAGGAGGGGGCCTACAAATGTACTGACTGCGACAAGGTCTTCAGCGAGCAGTCGGACCTGGTGGAGCACCTGAAAGCCCACCCGAGGGAAAGACCTAACAGTGACAAGAGCATCATCCAAAAATCATCTCTGGTGAAACTTCAGAGGCTTCATCAGAGATTGAAACCATAGGAGGCTGGAACGCTCCTCTCCATCCGCTTCCCTCTACCTGTGTGTGTATAGTGATGTGCGCTGGAGGAGAGGGAGTAATGGTTATAGAGAATCTGAGAAATACACTCAGTCCATTCACTCCCAAAGCCATCGACATCTCCCCGGTCCAATGGAGGAGCTCCTGAATAATGTGAAGGAGCTTCACCAGTGGCCATTCCCTTACCAGGCTGTCCTGGAAGAGTGTCAGGAGGCTACCCATCCTGTCCCCATCCCACCCACAAACCCATTTCGTTTCCCTACTCCAACTTCCTTGCAGTTGTTCTGTGTGGCAGGGGTTGGCCTCCCGAGGGTCTCTGCATACTGTGTTGAGAGGTGTTGCTGAGGTGTGTTTGGCATTCCCCCAGGGTTGGGAGGGGCATAAGTGAAAATGTCAGTTGAGGTTTTTATTTCAAATCTGATTCtgatctgaaaagtgactctgtaaaaaATGGTATTGTGAGGTTCCGTGTTCATTGTCTTTCGGTGATTTGAGATCAAATTTGCTCCGTTTACAAGTTAAAAGATGGTTATTCTAACTGTTAGCCCTGCAGAGTCAGTGAGGTATATGAGAGTGAATCTGGGGTTCTTTCTGGTTTGTACATCATCATTGTCATTGGCAATAAAAATTCTGTGGTCCAAATTATGCGTTCATTTATGCTTGTGCAATCTGCTCATTTTGTTCAAAGGGgtatctgaggacagaatttagtTTTGCAACTGGGACTTCATTTACAATTCTGTTGATGCACAAACCAGAAGAGAATCCAGCTAACTCCCACAGATTCAGTTTGCTGCCCTGCAGTGCTAAGACAAATAAAGAGCAGTAAAAACTTACCTGAGTTATTCAAGTCAGCAGCTATGTCTCTGAACACCAGCAGGGAGCAGATGTGTGGGGCAAGAAGATGCCATTTTTGCATAGAGACTTTTCAAAGTAGAAGTGTGCTGTGGGCACAGTCCAACatcacattgaagtcaacagcaagaCTTCCATTGAGCTCAACAGGCCTTGGACTGGGCCCTAAAAGGTTTAATATGGATCTTGAAAAGGCAGATCAAGTTGGTCACAGATGTTCCAGTGACAGCAAACTCTGCTGactagatttttttgtttttatttttaagtaataTTTCTTGATCCTTCCAGAAGCCTGAATTTGTGGAATCGCTTTAACTTTGCTGGGGTGTATAATAATTTTCAACTTGGGTTATGTTTTTGAAAAGGGGGGAAACGCTGTAAACATCGTGTCATGGTTCTTGCCTGCCCCCATTTTATTGCCCTCGTCAGTGGAAATTTAGGTATGAACAAATACCAGTTATGATATCAGTTTTGTGAAGGTGGTATCCTTTAAGCCTTTTGCTACATGAATTCTGAGAACAGTGAAGAAGTCAAGAGAGGAAATTGGAGAAGAAATTTGTGAAATGTAAGTTATTGGGCAGGGTATGAATTGGGTTTGGGAAGAGGAAAAATTTAGTTAGGCAGCATTTTGACTAAAATGCCCTCTTTAGCCTGGCAAGATGCTCTCCAGGGGgctgatccaaaacctattgaaatcaatggagagacTCTCACTgattccaatgggctttggatcaggtcttggTAGTACAAGAGAGGCCAGCTAAGGCCAGGTCTGCCCTACAGACTTATATCAGTATGACTTTGTCGCTTGTgggcttgaaaaatccacacccacgAGCAACCTGGTTATGCCTACCTAATCCCCCaggtagacagtgctaggtcaatgggagggcttctccacCTGACATAGTTATCGCCTCtcggggagatggattaactatgccaacgggagaagttctcccgttggcataggagcatcttcactaagGCGCTGTAGCGGcagagctgcactgctgtagtgctgaACATGAAGACAAGTGCGTGCATCACTTTCATTCCTCTCATAGGCAGCTACTACTCCAGTGTGGATTTCTCCAATGGAAATTGTGCCTGGCTAAATTCAGCCAGCTTTCTGTTGTTTTATATAATGAGATGAGTGCTTATTTGTATGGCTGTTTATTCCCAGGTCATTATATACCATAgactgggtttttaaaaatggtatcTCTGCCATCACACCGAGAAAAAGTTATGCCCTTTTCAGGAAGCCTTTTCTTTCCTGACTCCCACATACAAATGGATAATACTGATATGGCTTAATAAATGTATTCTGACATAATTTCATGGTATGTCAGATTAGAGTTGTGTGATGTACATTTATGGTTTGTTTATCTGactaaatagcaaaaaaaaaaaagttttaagagTGTTCCCGTAGGAGCATCGCCCTTTTAGGTGTTAAATctggtgtttttgtttattaCTTATATCACATTTAGAAGCCACAATtgagaatggggccccattgtgttagctGATGTGCACATAGTTAGAAAAAACAGCCTCTGCTACAAAGTGTTTACAGTTCGTGTAGACAAGGCCGGCAATAATTGGAGGAAGAAgttttgttttccccattttacagatgagaaccTGAGACACTGAGAGATTCAGACTGAGATCCTCAAAGCTATGTAGGTACCTAACTCTCGTTGAAGTgtctaagtgacttgtccacggTCAcagagaaagtctgtggcagagccagaaactgaTCCAAGATCTTCTGACTCTcagtcctgtgccttaaccacaagatcaccCTTCCCCTCTAATATAACAGTACCGTGATCACTGTGCTCTTGATATAATTGAGTGGCAGAGTCCATGCCACACTGTTCTGCTTCAATACACCTTCACAGCCACTGCCCCCTGGCTTCTATGAATCTGCTCTTCCCCTGGGTGGGGGGTATAGTTAATCAAAGGAAATTAATATAAAGATAGAGGTTGCTGATATTCTCCTAAGAGATGGAAGCCcaggaaatgtgaaaaatatcTGTAGAATGGTTGAAGGAATGGGAAACTTGAATTTCTACTTGGTAAGTAAACTTCACTAGCCTTCAGAATTCTCCCAGAGTGGAGAGCCTGCTGGTAATGACTGGAGAGAGCAGGAAGATCTCTCAACTTTTAGATAAAAGGGTAATCTATACTAAACTACAGCTGGAGGAAGGCCCTCTCCTCCTGGGTTGGTAGGAATTCAGCCCCCCTCCCCTAGGCACTCTCCAAGCTCCCCTTCTGGATTAAGGCAATCGAGGACATTAGACACACAGCAGCATGAAGCCTCTTACCCTGTGACCCTACCCTTTGCTTGGGCACTGCCTGCAGCCCCACATGCGTTCACAAAGCATGTAGCAGTGATGGCAGCGTTCCTGAGGAAGTCAGGAGTTCAAGTGTTTCCTTTCCAGGGTGACTGGTTGGTGAGAAGGTCTGTGCCTCAGGTGTTGTCTAGCGTGTCAGTCATCCAGTCCACCTTGGACACATTTGAGTTGCTCTTCAACACAGAGAGGTCAATCCTGTCACCTACAGAAAAGGAGAGAGTTTCTAGGAGCTCTCTTGGACTCAACGGAAGCTAAAGCCTTCCTGCCATAGCTAAGATTCCAGATGATGCTGGCCATATCCTCAAGCTTCTAGGGCATGTAGCCTCATGCATTTATGTAGTTCAGCAGCCAGGCTCCATGTTCGGAATCTGCAAAGGGGCTGGCATCAGTACAGCCTCTAGACATGTTAGTTCGGGTACCACACAAATCTTGGCCTCTATACTGGTGGACAGACCCTACAAACGTCTGTGTGGGGATTCCGTTTGCtcctcctaacttccattgaagccCATCTCCCTATGAAATCTCACAGTGATGTCTCTTTCCCATCTCAGCCAGATTGATGCTCTCTCTCCACATGCATTTATACAGACAGCAGCTAACAAGTTATATGTATTGTGGCAAGGCACCTTCTTGCTCTCAGCAGCTTTTAGCCTTGGTGAGACGGGCTTGGGGTAAAACAGTCCCTCTGGGCTGCACAGGGGCAGTCCGTCCTTCTCTCAGCAGGTCTTTTGGGCCTGTTTCTCTCTCTTATGGGAGGGaatgcagcctcccctcctggtGAAACTTGCTGTCTTGCTGCTCCTTGCCTACTGGCAGCTTgactccttctctctctccctcttctcccaacaggggagggtttaaaaaggtctcaggGAGCCCATAGTTGGAATCAGCTGATCCTAATTGATCTCTGGTAACCCTCTTCTCAGGTGAGCCTGATTGACCTGTAGTCACCCCTCCTCAGTTGATAGGGAGGAGGGCCTTTTAACCTTCTGGGACTGTtttctgccccccgccccccttgcagCCATCTGTCCTGAGTTTATCACATATCCCCACCAccctacccacccccccacagccccgctCAACATTACGGGGTTGGACTACTTGGGTCGGCAAACAGTGCGCCCTTGACAGGCCATCAGTGTTGCCATTCTTTAGCGACAGTAACCACCTTGGTGCTCTTgcgtttctttcttttttttggtgcATCCACTTCAGAGGGATGTGATCCGGGATGGAGATTTACCCTCATCAGAGTAGGTAGTAGCATAGGCTTTTTACGGCCCACTTTACCACCAGGCATTCCTCCTCTACTACAGAATATTTACGTTCTCTGGGCAGGCATTTCCTACTGAGGAACAAGACTGGGTGTTGTTCTTCTCTGACCATTTGCAAAAGGACCGCTCCGAACCCAACCTCGGAGATAAAGGTTTGTAAGATAAACTTCTCAAAATCTGGGGCTACCGGCACTGGGTCGGTGCAGAGTGTGGTCTGCAGATCTGCAAAAGCCTCCTTGGCAGCGCTGGTCCATCTTACTCTGGGCTTTTGTTAGGTCTGTTAACGGGCATGCCCTGGTGGCAAAGTGGAGGATGAACTGCCTATAGCATCCAATTAGTCCCAGGAATTCTCTGACCTGTTTCTTCTGGACTGGTCGGGGCCAATTCTGTATTGCCTCTAACTTGTTCAATTGGGGCTTCACCATGCCC is a genomic window of Lepidochelys kempii isolate rLepKem1 chromosome 1, rLepKem1.hap2, whole genome shotgun sequence containing:
- the LOC140899089 gene encoding uncharacterized protein isoform X1 — its product is MAEGVVSMPEREDYNRLSSLGKCYKSPKPKLISPVEPRESELWVVDLQDSVDGAIPESPSPGGGILSRTEKHHKEGRENLKLLGMLLGKSKERVSQRPDQETTCKGQHKSQKQRRNTARDEGGTARKHERTFRELRKPHVPERSETSEGPCTYSVCEESFEGQRDLNSHKSSIHTGKKMYKCRACGKSFRQKQELSAHARVHGAEKPFPCAECERSFSRLSHLTVHQRTHTGERPFSCPECGKHFSHLSNLTRHQRTHTGERPYSCPECERRFSNLSSLTTHLRTHTGERPFTCPQCEKSFGDQSNLTTHLRTHTGERPYVCPDCQKSFSDQSTFAKHQRTHTGERPYPCPRCEKSFIHRSHLTTHQRTHTGERPYKCPGCEKRFSQLSNVTTHLRTHSGERPYVCTDCGKSFGDQSSLRKHHRTHTGERPYPCPHCGKHFSQLSNLNTHCRTHTGERPYICPHCGKSFSEQSNLAKHLRTHPGERPSPWPHSETSLMHISQRSVHQRNHKEEGAYKCTDCDKVFSEQSDLVEHLKAHPRERPNSDKSIIQKSSLVKLQRLHQRLKP
- the LOC140899089 gene encoding uncharacterized protein isoform X2; protein product: MAEGVVSMPEREDYNRLSSLGKCGGILSRTEKHHKEGRENLKLLGMLLGKSKERVSQRPDQETTCKGQHKSQKQRRNTARDEGGTARKHERTFRELRKPHVPERSETSEGPCTYSVCEESFEGQRDLNSHKSSIHTGKKMYKCRACGKSFRQKQELSAHARVHGAEKPFPCAECERSFSRLSHLTVHQRTHTGERPFSCPECGKHFSHLSNLTRHQRTHTGERPYSCPECERRFSNLSSLTTHLRTHTGERPFTCPQCEKSFGDQSNLTTHLRTHTGERPYVCPDCQKSFSDQSTFAKHQRTHTGERPYPCPRCEKSFIHRSHLTTHQRTHTGERPYKCPGCEKRFSQLSNVTTHLRTHSGERPYVCTDCGKSFGDQSSLRKHHRTHTGERPYPCPHCGKHFSQLSNLNTHCRTHTGERPYICPHCGKSFSEQSNLAKHLRTHPGERPSPWPHSETSLMHISQRSVHQRNHKEEGAYKCTDCDKVFSEQSDLVEHLKAHPRERPNSDKSIIQKSSLVKLQRLHQRLKP